The sequence CATTAAAACAATTTTCATCTAAAAAATATCATTATCATGCTATTAATGATGCTTATGACAAAACGGTATTTGAAACAACGGATAGACTTGTTGCATGTTCCGATATTGAATTAAGATATCCTTTTTATGATAAAAGGCTCATTGAATTTTGCTATGCGTTACCAACAGAAATGAAATTAAAATGTGGATGGAGTAGATATATTTTACGTATTGCAATGGAAGATATTTTACCTACTGAAATTCAATGGCGTTATAATAAAACAGATTTAAGGCCAACATATGAAAAAAACTTTTTACTATTTGAAAAAAGCACATTAAAAAAAATTATTTATGATGATAATAGCATCATCAAGAGCTATGTGAATTTAAAAGAACTTCAGAATATTTTTGAAAGATATAACGGAAATAATCATGATCTTTTCGAAATTTGGTTAGTGGTTTTATTATATCTATGGTTTTTACTACAACAAAAATATCTCATAAATTGATTAAAAATTTTTCATTTTCAAAATTTGCTATCTTTAACGTGTACCTAAAAATTGATAGATGAATTAGCTTTCTGGACCACCCTGCATATCTGCTCCTCCTACACCAAAACCTTTAGTAATTTTTTTAAGATCACCATGTTTTTTTAATTCGGGTTTTTCATATTTTTTCTTCAAATTTATAACCTCCTTAAAGAATGTTTTTAATTTATATATTATATTTCTTATAAATAAATTAGTTAGAGGGTTTTTAGTCCTCTAATATTTTTTTTAACTATTTA is a genomic window of Methanobacterium veterum containing:
- a CDS encoding lasso RiPP family leader peptide-containing protein encodes the protein MKKKYEKPELKKHGDLKKITKGFGVGGADMQGGPES